In 'Nostoc azollae' 0708, the following are encoded in one genomic region:
- a CDS encoding pyridoxamine 5'-phosphate oxidase family protein, with translation MTNSKDLNQQIDQLRTLIRDIEYAMLTTVDDDGSLHSRPMSIFSDIDADGTLWFFTSADSHKVFEIERRQQVNISLSSPDKQRYISMLGIAELVRDRNELQEKWQPKLQTWFPQGLDEPNLALLKVNISKADYWDSPSSSRSQIINLLEVAHR, from the coding sequence ATGACAAACTCAAAAGACCTTAATCAACAAATTGATCAGTTACGTACACTGATTAGAGACATTGAATATGCAATGTTAACCACAGTCGATGATGATGGTAGTCTGCATAGTCGTCCCATGTCTATCTTTAGTGATATTGATGCTGATGGTACACTTTGGTTTTTTACCTCTGCTGATTCCCATAAAGTATTTGAAATTGAACGTCGTCAACAGGTGAATATAAGTCTATCTTCACCTGATAAACAGCGATACATTTCTATGTTAGGTATAGCAGAACTAGTAAGAGATAGAAATGAATTACAAGAAAAATGGCAACCAAAATTACAAACTTGGTTTCCTCAAGGACTAGATGAACCTAATCTGGCTTTGCTGAAAGTGAATATCAGTAAAGCAGATTATTGGGATAGTCCATCTAGTTCTAGATCACAAATCATTAATTTGTTAGAAGTTGCACACCGTTAA
- a CDS encoding DUF1838 domain-containing protein gives MVAHIQEINAQQWVKTRSSLDAKESTFLVWTGRIYSFVPGEKRQLLFKILGMSVSRCILTAEGRWDFTSRELTYYLNPETDEIVRKWENPWTGETVPVMHVANSPVQGKFKGKLPVEVEGENTTFVFDLFPNYPNPLANDPQFAEYCPSANYQAAELFKITVSSADLVNSELASVTQLKLSWDRIGQWLPWMKMGQRPGYLIYSATGSKVGGFTELPPLLQAEINNRLPLYKQAPKAFVDGEDMTSWLYFQKHFPAYLAGETFPLSASEESYTKNGLNVLF, from the coding sequence ATGGTAGCCCATATCCAAGAAATTAATGCCCAACAATGGGTAAAAACTCGATCTTCCCTAGACGCTAAGGAATCTACTTTTTTAGTTTGGACAGGTAGGATTTATAGCTTTGTCCCTGGTGAAAAGCGACAACTATTATTTAAAATTCTCGGAATGAGTGTAAGTCGTTGTATTCTCACCGCTGAAGGCCGTTGGGATTTTACTTCCAGAGAACTAACTTATTACCTCAACCCAGAAACAGACGAAATCGTCAGAAAATGGGAAAATCCATGGACAGGTGAAACAGTGCCAGTTATGCACGTTGCCAATAGTCCTGTGCAAGGCAAATTTAAAGGCAAACTTCCCGTAGAAGTGGAAGGTGAAAATACAACCTTTGTTTTTGATCTGTTTCCCAACTATCCCAATCCTTTGGCAAACGATCCCCAATTTGCAGAATATTGCCCATCTGCCAATTATCAAGCCGCAGAATTATTTAAAATTACTGTTTCTAGTGCCGATTTAGTAAATTCAGAATTAGCTTCTGTAACTCAACTCAAACTAAGTTGGGACAGAATTGGTCAATGGTTGCCTTGGATGAAAATGGGGCAACGACCTGGTTATCTGATTTACAGCGCTACAGGTAGCAAAGTTGGTGGTTTTACAGAATTACCTCCACTGCTACAAGCAGAAATTAATAACCGTCTGCCTTTGTATAAGCAAGCACCAAAAGCCTTTGTGGATGGGGAAGACATGACTTCTTGGTTGTATTTTCAAAAGCATTTTCCCGCTTACTTAGCTGGAGAAACATTTCCTTTATCAGCATCAGAGGAAAGTTATACTAAAAACGGTTTAAACGTGTTATTCTGA
- a CDS encoding cation-translocating P-type ATPase, whose amino-acid sequence MIQPIHASIKGRTRFKIKELYRSPSLKSYLERSIVNFAEIRYISANILTSNILVIFDQDISSKEIEFLIRKVLLNYQDESGFNHKNKKLVRTAKAKTDRQLAVKQEQKTKNWHLMAVEQVLTSLNTSNISGLSNETATNNLKKYGKNVLSTIVKRSQLSMLLDQFKSLPVALLVIASGISIATGGMIDAVVILGVVGLNAAIGYATESQSERIINSLKNRAEQSTLVIRDSYQTEIPTENVVLGDILVLNPGSYIAADARIITTDNLNVDESALTGESLPITKISTCLNGENVALADRLNMIYKGTLVINGKGLAVVVATGDFTEMGEIQQLVGEATTIQTPLAKQLDQVGSQIVFIGMGLCGLVFSLGMLRGYGLLPMLQSSISLAVAAVPEGLPTIAITTLALGIRDMRKNHVLVRSLNAVEALGSVQTICLDKTGTLTENKMSVVEIITNSKYIQVSNGNFIDGEETINPYTYNELLKLIHVSVLCNESEVSKQNDEYVVTGSATENALIYTAISAGVDVITLKGKYPLLQTNLRSENRNLMSTIHATHNCHQMVAVKGNPAEVLQICHRWMKSGQIVPLTAEDRQKMDMENDRMAGKALRVLGIAYGYIEEGDNSNNHHESDLIWLGLVGMADPLRTGAKKLIADFHQAGIDTVMITGDQSPTAYAIAKQLELNRHTQLEILDSNNLNNLTPEALAALSDKVDVFARISPSNKLQIVQALQTSGKVVSMTGDGINDAPALKAAQIGVAMGKEGTDVAREVADIILEDDRLETMMIAVSRGRTIYNNIRKSVHFLLATNLSEIMVMITATAVGIGEPLNAIQLLWLNLVTDIFPGLSLAMEAPEPDVLNQPPRDPNEPIIKNTDFGRIVFESAAISISTLAAYGYGIFKYGISPKARALAFMTLTSGQLLHTISSRSEKHSIFSKEKLPPNPYLNAAILGSFGIQLLTLTVPQLRGLLKITRLNIVDIAVITSGALLPLLVNEGTKNIQITGKNST is encoded by the coding sequence GTGATTCAACCAATACACGCGAGTATCAAAGGGAGAACTAGATTTAAAATTAAGGAACTTTATCGTTCACCATCTTTGAAAAGTTATTTAGAGCGATCAATTGTAAATTTCGCGGAAATAAGATATATTTCTGCTAATATATTAACTAGCAATATCTTGGTTATCTTCGATCAGGATATTAGCTCTAAAGAAATAGAATTTTTAATTCGAAAGGTCTTACTTAATTACCAAGATGAGTCCGGTTTTAACCATAAAAATAAAAAATTAGTAAGAACTGCCAAAGCCAAAACAGATCGACAACTTGCTGTCAAGCAAGAGCAAAAAACTAAAAACTGGCATTTGATGGCAGTAGAACAGGTTTTAACATCATTAAATACCTCAAATATCTCAGGATTATCCAATGAAACAGCTACTAATAACCTCAAAAAATATGGAAAGAATGTGTTGTCAACAATAGTGAAACGTTCTCAACTATCTATGTTGCTGGATCAGTTTAAATCATTACCAGTTGCTTTACTAGTTATTGCATCTGGCATTTCTATTGCTACTGGGGGAATGATTGATGCTGTAGTAATTTTGGGTGTAGTTGGTTTAAATGCTGCAATTGGTTACGCCACAGAAAGTCAGTCAGAACGCATTATTAACTCTCTAAAGAATAGGGCTGAACAATCAACTCTGGTAATTAGAGATAGCTATCAAACAGAAATACCCACAGAAAATGTAGTTCTAGGAGACATTTTAGTTCTGAACCCTGGTAGTTATATTGCCGCAGATGCCCGCATTATTACAACGGATAACTTAAATGTTGATGAATCCGCCTTAACTGGAGAAAGTCTGCCTATAACTAAAATAAGTACATGTTTAAATGGTGAAAATGTAGCTTTAGCAGATCGTTTAAATATGATTTATAAAGGCACATTAGTTATCAATGGAAAGGGATTAGCGGTGGTAGTTGCTACAGGCGACTTTACTGAAATGGGCGAAATTCAGCAATTAGTTGGTGAAGCAACAACAATCCAAACTCCCCTTGCTAAACAGTTAGATCAAGTAGGTAGTCAAATAGTTTTTATCGGCATGGGATTATGTGGTTTAGTCTTTAGTTTGGGAATGTTACGAGGATATGGTTTATTACCAATGTTACAATCTTCTATATCTTTAGCAGTTGCAGCAGTTCCCGAAGGCTTACCGACAATTGCCATCACTACCCTAGCTTTAGGCATTCGTGATATGCGGAAGAATCACGTTCTTGTCCGCAGTTTAAATGCAGTAGAAGCGTTAGGTTCGGTACAGACTATTTGTTTAGATAAAACCGGGACACTCACAGAAAATAAAATGTCGGTAGTAGAAATTATCACTAACAGTAAATATATTCAAGTAAGTAATGGTAACTTTATTGATGGTGAAGAAACGATTAATCCCTATACCTATAATGAATTATTAAAATTAATTCATGTTTCAGTTCTTTGTAATGAAAGTGAAGTCAGTAAACAAAATGACGAGTATGTAGTTACAGGTTCAGCAACAGAAAATGCCTTGATTTACACTGCAATTAGCGCGGGGGTAGATGTTATTACATTGAAAGGAAAATATCCCTTATTACAAACTAATTTGCGTTCGGAAAATCGCAACCTGATGAGTACAATTCACGCAACACATAATTGTCACCAGATGGTTGCTGTTAAAGGAAATCCTGCGGAAGTCTTGCAAATCTGCCACAGATGGATGAAAAGCGGGCAAATAGTACCTTTGACCGCAGAAGATCGGCAGAAAATGGACATGGAAAATGATCGCATGGCAGGAAAAGCCTTGCGAGTTTTAGGGATAGCTTATGGTTATATTGAGGAAGGTGACAACAGCAATAATCATCATGAATCAGATTTAATTTGGTTGGGTTTGGTAGGGATGGCAGATCCTCTGAGAACAGGTGCAAAAAAATTAATTGCAGACTTCCACCAAGCGGGAATAGATACGGTAATGATTACTGGAGATCAAAGTCCTACAGCTTATGCGATCGCTAAACAGTTAGAATTAAATAGACATACCCAATTAGAAATTCTCGACTCCAACAACCTCAATAATCTCACCCCCGAAGCATTAGCAGCACTCAGCGACAAAGTAGACGTTTTTGCCCGTATCAGTCCCAGTAATAAATTACAAATAGTTCAAGCATTGCAGACATCCGGTAAAGTCGTCTCCATGACCGGTGATGGCATTAACGACGCACCAGCATTAAAAGCTGCCCAAATCGGTGTGGCAATGGGTAAAGAAGGGACTGATGTTGCCCGTGAAGTGGCAGATATTATCTTAGAAGATGACAGATTAGAAACAATGATGATTGCTGTCAGCCGAGGTAGAACAATTTACAACAACATCAGAAAATCGGTCCATTTTCTCCTAGCTACAAATCTCAGCGAAATCATGGTGATGATAACCGCTACCGCAGTCGGTATTGGTGAACCTTTAAATGCAATTCAACTTTTATGGTTAAACTTAGTAACTGATATTTTCCCTGGACTTTCTTTAGCTATGGAGGCACCAGAACCAGACGTATTAAATCAACCACCACGTGATCCCAATGAACCAATTATTAAAAATACCGACTTTGGCAGAATTGTATTTGAGTCTGCTGCTATATCAATTAGTACCTTAGCTGCCTATGGTTATGGTATTTTTAAATATGGTATTAGTCCTAAAGCCAGGGCTTTAGCATTTATGACTTTAACATCAGGACAATTACTACATACTATTAGTAGTCGTTCTGAAAAACACAGTATTTTTAGCAAAGAAAAATTACCACCTAATCCTTATTTAAATGCTGCTATTTTAGGTTCTTTTGGTATTCAGTTGTTAACTTTAACCGTGCCACAGTTGCGAGGTTTATTGAAGATTACCCGATTGAATATAGTCGATATTGCTGTAATTACTAGTGGTGCTTTATTACCGCTATTGGTGAATGAAGGAACTAAAAATATTCAAATCACAGGAAAGAATTCAACTTGA
- a CDS encoding pentapeptide repeat-containing protein — protein MDAEDIKRRYAAGERYFPSAQLSRVKLIEAYLPGINLWGADLGKANLAKSKLWGADLSKANLAKANLTRANLCGVNLCEANLRGARLYYTKLYGANLTGAFYDDSTSFSRDFDPVSHNMRKF, from the coding sequence ATGGATGCTGAAGATATTAAACGCCGCTATGCCGCAGGTGAGAGGTATTTTCCATCTGCTCAGTTAAGTAGAGTTAAGTTGATTGAAGCCTATTTACCAGGAATCAATCTTTGGGGAGCAGATTTAGGTAAAGCTAATCTTGCTAAGTCTAAACTCTGGGGAGCAGATTTGAGTAAAGCTAATTTGGCTAAGGCCAACTTGACCAGGGCTAATTTGTGTGGTGTTAATCTGTGTGAGGCTAATCTCCGAGGCGCTAGGCTGTATTACACCAAGTTGTATGGTGCCAATTTGACTGGAGCTTTTTATGATGACAGCACAAGCTTTTCTAGAGATTTTGACCCTGTTAGTCATAATATGCGGAAGTTTTAA
- a CDS encoding type II toxin-antitoxin system RelE family toxin → MAPQIAKQVLALNVDPLPADSEQLSGYQGFYGLDTGEYRIVYRFFSAQDLVEVILVGRRNDDHVYKRLKLLLG, encoded by the coding sequence ATAGCACCGCAGATTGCAAAACAAGTCTTGGCTTTGAATGTTGATCCTTTACCAGCAGATAGTGAGCAGCTATCTGGTTATCAGGGTTTCTATGGACTTGATACTGGTGAATATCGAATTGTTTATAGGTTCTTCTCTGCACAAGATTTAGTGGAAGTGATTTTAGTTGGGAGGCGCAATGATGATCATGTCTACAAAAGATTAAAGCTTTTATTGGGATAA
- a CDS encoding DUF5132 domain-containing protein → MKQPIVENTIKDSIILSEKFKDAVAEIGEVFEKATADARKEKPDGFRSITYPNHDTNAKSEVAQDFINLISDINTDVGRMTSGIADFRVILPLGIALLSVRQLFTKGLELDQMPWYILAWYAFDIFTRLNYEDKQKLTNLSINTVPMEFQEQQSSDSTNTREYQREN, encoded by the coding sequence GTGAAACAACCTATAGTTGAAAATACTATTAAAGATAGTATTATTCTGTCTGAAAAGTTTAAGGATGCAGTTGCAGAAATAGGGGAAGTATTTGAAAAAGCAACAGCTGATGCTAGAAAAGAAAAACCAGATGGTTTTAGGTCTATAACTTACCCAAATCATGACACAAATGCTAAGTCAGAAGTAGCTCAAGATTTTATCAATCTAATATCTGATATAAATACTGATGTGGGGAGAATGACAAGTGGTATTGCTGATTTCCGGGTGATATTACCTCTAGGAATTGCTTTACTTTCCGTTAGACAACTGTTCACAAAAGGACTTGAACTGGATCAAATGCCTTGGTATATACTAGCTTGGTATGCTTTTGATATTTTTACAAGACTCAATTATGAGGATAAACAGAAATTAACGAACTTATCAATTAATACTGTTCCAATGGAATTTCAGGAGCAACAGAGTAGTGATTCAACCAATACACGCGAGTATCAAAGGGAGAACTAG
- a CDS encoding glycosyltransferase, protein MFQTTQNRVALISVDGDPSAKIGQEEAGGQNVYVHQVGMALAEQGWQMDMFTRRSCPRQTTIVPHHPNCRTIRLNTGPAEFIGRDHLFDYLPEFLAEFQKFQQQQGLYYPIVHTNYWLSAWVGMELKKRQPLIQVHTYHSLGAVKYRSVGHIPVIAIQRLAVEQACLETVDCVVATSPQEQKHLRILVSYNGRTEMIPCGTDLQKFGGLPRLEAREKLGITPDAKMVFYVGRFDQRKGIDTLVKAVAQSTFRDEGKVKLVIGGGSCPGYIDGMERDRITTIVAELGLEDITIFPGRLDHSVLPYYYSAADVCVVPSHYEPFGLVAIEAMASQTPVVASDVRGLQFTIVPEVTGLLAPPKNDVAFAAAIDRILANPSWRDELGVAGRERVEIAFSWNSVGSRLSQLYLRLMMQAAEQYQNQTQILAA, encoded by the coding sequence ATGTTCCAGACTACACAAAATCGGGTTGCGCTTATTTCCGTTGATGGTGATCCATCTGCAAAAATTGGTCAAGAGGAAGCTGGGGGTCAGAATGTTTATGTGCATCAAGTAGGTATGGCTTTGGCTGAACAGGGTTGGCAAATGGATATGTTCACTCGTCGCAGTTGTCCGAGACAGACAACAATAGTACCCCATCATCCCAACTGTCGCACCATTCGGTTAAACACTGGGCCTGCAGAGTTTATTGGGCGAGATCATTTGTTTGACTATCTACCAGAATTTCTAGCGGAATTTCAAAAATTCCAACAGCAGCAAGGATTATATTATCCCATAGTGCATACCAACTACTGGTTATCTGCTTGGGTGGGTATGGAACTGAAAAAACGTCAACCACTGATTCAAGTGCATACTTACCACTCTCTAGGGGCAGTTAAATACAGAAGTGTGGGTCATATTCCCGTGATTGCTATCCAAAGGTTAGCAGTGGAACAAGCTTGTTTGGAAACAGTAGACTGTGTGGTTGCTACCAGTCCCCAGGAACAGAAGCATCTGCGAATACTAGTTTCTTACAACGGACGGACAGAAATGATTCCCTGTGGTACTGATCTTCAGAAATTTGGTGGACTTCCCAGGTTAGAGGCTAGGGAAAAGCTAGGAATTACCCCTGATGCCAAAATGGTTTTTTATGTTGGGCGTTTTGATCAGCGTAAAGGAATTGACACTCTGGTAAAAGCCGTTGCCCAGTCCACGTTTAGAGATGAGGGAAAGGTGAAACTGGTAATTGGTGGTGGTAGTTGTCCTGGTTACATTGATGGAATGGAACGCGATCGTATTACCACCATTGTTGCAGAACTAGGACTGGAAGATATAACCATCTTTCCCGGTCGCCTAGATCATAGCGTCCTCCCTTACTATTACAGTGCTGCTGATGTCTGCGTTGTTCCTAGTCACTACGAACCCTTTGGTTTAGTGGCTATTGAAGCAATGGCTAGTCAGACTCCCGTTGTTGCTAGTGATGTCCGTGGGTTGCAATTTACAATTGTACCAGAGGTTACAGGTTTACTCGCCCCTCCCAAAAACGACGTAGCTTTTGCAGCAGCTATTGACCGCATACTTGCTAATCCATCTTGGCGTGACGAGTTAGGTGTAGCTGGACGCGAACGGGTAGAAATTGCTTTTAGCTGGAATAGTGTGGGTTCTCGACTATCTCAGCTTTATCTGCGGCTGATGATGCAAGCAGCAGAACAATATCAAAACCAAACTCAGATTCTTGCGGCTTAA
- a CDS encoding type II toxin-antitoxin system Phd/YefM family antitoxin, with the protein MQTYTLTDARNKHGEVFDKAATEPVLLTKQSRPSHVIISAQSYQQLIHRLKELEDMVLGQAADTALSQSKIVGTEAFTSALEHLANGEA; encoded by the coding sequence ATGCAGACCTACACCCTCACAGATGCTCGCAATAAACACGGAGAGGTTTTTGACAAAGCTGCTACTGAGCCAGTGTTACTAACCAAACAATCACGCCCTAGTCATGTGATTATTTCAGCCCAAAGCTACCAACAATTAATTCATAGGCTCAAAGAATTAGAGGATATGGTTTTAGGTCAAGCAGCTGACACTGCTCTGAGTCAATCGAAAATAGTTGGTACAGAGGCTTTTACATCTGCACTGGAGCATTTAGCTAATGGCGAGGCTTGA
- a CDS encoding SET domain-containing protein, which translates to MLVFRDIGIKGRGIFAHQDFAKGELTEITPIIFIPKQQVKLIVKTVLLNYYFGWHGESGAIALGFASLLNHSYHPNALYIKNIAKSVIEIIAHQDIRKGQEITINYNGQVDDQSPVWFDVVK; encoded by the coding sequence ATGTTAGTATTCCGTGATATAGGAATTAAAGGTAGAGGTATATTTGCTCATCAAGATTTTGCTAAAGGCGAATTAACTGAAATAACCCCTATAATTTTTATCCCTAAACAACAAGTTAAATTAATTGTCAAAACTGTTTTATTAAATTATTATTTTGGTTGGCATGGAGAAAGTGGGGCAATAGCTTTGGGTTTTGCTTCTCTTTTAAATCATTCTTATCATCCTAATGCCCTTTATATTAAGAATATTGCTAAAAGTGTAATTGAAATTATTGCTCATCAAGATATTAGGAAGGGTCAAGAAATTACTATTAACTATAACGGGCAGGTTGATGATCAATCGCCTGTATGGTTTGATGTGGTGAAATAA
- the metK gene encoding methionine adenosyltransferase: MKKDFMFTSESVTEAHPDKLCDQISDAIVDRFLQQDPYGRIITECAVSTGIVFIAARFEPNANVDVTNIARQVIEQAGYQEKEFNGKTCSILTSLTELPPEEHHLFDEKDLSDTEIDQITVTSQATVFGFACNQTYTLMPLPIWLAHKLARRISEVRKQKTLPYLTPDGKTQVGVEYKDRQPYRIHSITVIASQNQRAKPDLQQLQDDIRETVIYPVFANEKIKPDAKTRIFINPHGQLIIGGPTTHAGLTGRKNAIDTYGEYSKHSGSALSGKDPIRIDRIGAYAARYAAKNVVAAKLADECEVQLSYSIGLSRPVSVQVETFGTGKISDEEITAILERHFDFRLAGIIKKFNLRFLPSLTKGGFYRKLAAYGHVGRSDIELPWEKVDKVGVF; this comes from the coding sequence ATGAAAAAAGATTTTATGTTTACATCGGAATCTGTAACAGAAGCCCATCCTGATAAACTTTGTGATCAAATTAGCGATGCGATCGTAGACCGATTTTTACAACAAGATCCTTATGGGAGAATCATTACAGAATGTGCAGTTTCTACAGGTATTGTTTTTATTGCTGCCAGATTTGAACCAAATGCTAATGTAGATGTTACCAACATAGCTAGGCAGGTAATTGAACAGGCTGGGTATCAAGAAAAGGAATTTAATGGTAAAACTTGTAGTATTTTAACTAGTTTAACAGAACTACCTCCTGAAGAACATCATTTATTTGATGAAAAAGATTTATCGGATACAGAAATAGACCAAATTACTGTCACTAGTCAAGCTACTGTTTTTGGGTTTGCCTGCAATCAAACTTATACTTTAATGCCTTTACCAATTTGGTTAGCACATAAGTTAGCGAGACGAATTAGTGAAGTCAGAAAGCAAAAAACCTTACCTTATCTTACCCCAGATGGTAAAACCCAGGTAGGTGTTGAATATAAAGATCGTCAACCTTATAGAATTCACAGTATTACAGTTATTGCTAGTCAAAATCAACGTGCCAAACCTGATTTACAGCAATTACAAGATGATATTCGAGAAACTGTGATTTATCCTGTGTTTGCTAATGAAAAAATCAAACCTGATGCCAAAACTAGAATATTTATAAATCCTCATGGACAGTTGATTATTGGTGGACCGACTACTCATGCAGGCTTAACAGGTAGAAAAAACGCTATTGATACCTATGGTGAATATTCTAAACATAGCGGTTCAGCTTTAAGTGGTAAAGACCCAATTAGAATAGATAGAATTGGGGCTTATGCTGCCCGTTATGCAGCTAAAAATGTCGTTGCTGCTAAATTAGCTGATGAATGCGAAGTACAATTAAGTTATTCTATCGGGCTTTCTCGACCTGTTAGTGTGCAGGTGGAAACTTTTGGTACTGGGAAGATTTCTGATGAAGAAATAACAGCGATTTTAGAGAGACATTTTGATTTTCGGTTAGCGGGGATTATCAAGAAATTTAATTTAAGGTTTTTACCTTCATTAACTAAAGGTGGTTTTTATCGCAAGCTTGCGGCTTATGGTCATGTAGGTAGGAGTGATATAGAATTGCCTTGGGAAAAGGTGGATAAGGTCGGTGTGTTTTGA
- a CDS encoding hydrogenase maturation protease, translating into MLTIIGCGNLNRNDDAVGVIIAQRLQQYLAQNQHPNVRVFDCGTAGMEVIFQARGSKRLIIVDASCTDSEPGAIFKVPGKELEAVPEPSYNLHDFRWDHALAAGRKIFKDDFPQDVTVYLIEAENLAFGLDLSLVVQHSADLVFAELITLISQNVMA; encoded by the coding sequence ATGCTAACTATCATTGGTTGTGGAAATCTCAATCGTAATGACGATGCTGTAGGCGTAATCATTGCCCAACGTTTACAGCAATATCTCGCCCAAAATCAACACCCCAATGTCCGCGTTTTTGATTGTGGTACTGCGGGTATGGAAGTGATATTTCAAGCGAGAGGAAGTAAAAGATTAATTATTGTTGATGCCAGTTGCACAGATTCTGAGCCAGGTGCTATATTTAAAGTCCCAGGTAAAGAATTAGAAGCAGTACCAGAACCTAGTTATAACCTGCATGATTTTCGTTGGGATCATGCTTTAGCTGCGGGGAGAAAGATCTTTAAAGATGATTTTCCTCAAGATGTAACAGTTTATTTAATTGAGGCTGAAAATCTTGCTTTTGGACTAGATTTAAGTCTTGTTGTCCAACATTCAGCTGATTTAGTTTTTGCAGAACTAATCACACTTATTAGCCAGAATGTTATGGCTTAA
- the ilvA gene encoding threonine ammonia-lyase, biosynthetic: MYCDYLVQILTARVYDVAQETPLEYAPNLSNRINNKLLLKREDMQSVFSFKLRGAYNKMVNLPPDLLKQGVIAASAGNHAQGVALAAGRLGTKAIIVMPMITPQVKINAVKTRGGEVVLHGYNYDDAYAHARQLEAEKGLTFIHPFDDPDVIAGQGTIGMEILRQYQQPIHAIFVAIGGGGLISGIAAYVKRLRPEIKIIGVEPVDADAMSQSIQAGHRVRLSQVGLFADGVAVREVGEETFRLCQQYVDEIILVDTDATCAAIKDVFEDTRSILEPAGALAIAAAKAYAEREQIQEQTLIGVACGANMNFERLRFVAERAEFGERREAIFAVNIPEKLGSLRQFCECLGERNLTEFNYRIADNKEAHIFVGVQIENRADAAKIVDKFEASGLKTIDLTDDELTKLHLRHMVGGHSTLAQNELLYRFEFVERPGALMKFVGSMSPDWNISLFHYRNNGADYGRIVVGMQVPPHEMEEWQIFLDSLGYHYWDESQNTAYKLFLG, encoded by the coding sequence ATGTATTGCGACTACCTGGTACAAATCCTCACTGCCCGCGTCTATGATGTAGCCCAGGAAACACCACTGGAATATGCCCCCAACCTCTCGAACCGCATCAATAACAAACTGCTGCTGAAGCGGGAAGATATGCAGTCTGTCTTCTCCTTCAAGCTGCGGGGTGCATATAACAAAATGGTCAACTTACCACCAGATTTACTGAAACAAGGTGTGATTGCTGCTTCTGCTGGAAATCATGCCCAAGGTGTGGCCTTGGCTGCCGGTCGTTTGGGAACAAAAGCAATCATCGTTATGCCGATGATTACGCCCCAGGTAAAAATCAATGCAGTCAAAACACGGGGAGGAGAAGTTGTACTACATGGCTATAACTATGATGATGCTTACGCCCACGCCCGGCAATTGGAAGCAGAAAAAGGGTTAACCTTTATACATCCCTTTGATGATCCTGACGTTATTGCTGGCCAGGGAACAATCGGCATGGAAATACTGCGACAATATCAGCAACCTATCCATGCAATATTTGTGGCTATTGGAGGTGGAGGTTTAATTTCCGGGATTGCGGCTTATGTGAAACGGTTGCGTCCCGAAATCAAAATTATCGGTGTCGAACCTGTCGATGCTGATGCTATGTCTCAATCTATTCAAGCGGGTCATCGGGTGCGGTTGTCTCAGGTGGGTTTATTTGCTGATGGGGTAGCGGTGCGGGAAGTGGGGGAAGAAACCTTCCGGTTGTGTCAGCAATATGTGGATGAAATTATTTTGGTGGATACGGATGCTACCTGTGCAGCGATAAAAGATGTGTTTGAAGATACCCGTTCTATTTTAGAACCTGCTGGAGCATTAGCGATCGCAGCTGCTAAAGCCTACGCGGAACGAGAACAAATCCAAGAACAAACCCTGATCGGCGTGGCTTGCGGTGCTAACATGAACTTTGAGCGCTTGCGTTTCGTGGCAGAACGGGCAGAATTTGGGGAACGTCGAGAAGCCATTTTTGCTGTGAATATTCCCGAAAAACTAGGCAGTTTGCGCCAGTTTTGTGAATGTTTAGGCGAGCGTAATTTAACAGAATTTAACTATCGCATTGCTGACAATAAAGAAGCCCATATATTTGTCGGAGTGCAAATTGAAAACCGCGCCGACGCAGCTAAAATAGTTGATAAATTTGAAGCTAGTGGTTTAAAAACAATTGATTTAACCGATGATGAATTAACAAAATTGCACCTGCGGCACATGGTCGGTGGACATTCTACCCTTGCTCAAAATGAATTATTATATCGGTTTGAATTTGTTGAACGTCCTGGTGCATTAATGAAATTTGTCGGTTCTATGTCTCCCGACTGGAATATTAGCTTATTTCACTATCGCAACAACGGCGCAGACTATGGGCGGATTGTAGTCGGAATGCAAGTACCACCCCATGAAATGGAAGAATGGCAAATATTTCTTGATTCCTTGGGTTATCACTATTGGGATGAAAGCCAAAATACCGCCTATAAGTTGTTTTTAGGTTAA